AACCCGTTCGAAAAAAACAAGCATCAAGCTTTACGAATAAAAGCAATTTAATAAAGAGTAAAAATCGATCTTTATAACACTTGATAAGAAATTCCATTAATCAACACACAAAAAACAtcaataccatatttttatattcaatcagaatttatGTAGGtgttatattgtcatattgagctgtacaaattactttaatttttatatgtaaataagtaATTCTAAATAGAATGGTTCTCTGATAATCCATAAAAAACCAGGTAACAATACATCTACGTACCGTAGTAATAACTATGTAagaatatacataggtacatattaaaaatattatttaaattttcaaattatatcacgacacaataataatatctgcgCATGATTCTCgtcacaataaatataataaaattattgaaaaaactctatattatggaaaaattaaaattttttcatcCACCTAAAAGAAaagttccaatttttttttatgtttatttcacTTTGACAgactgtttataaaaattactcaaCATTACCATATACTCAATGCATATAGTACGTAAAGAAAGTTCCCATTAATTCAAACATATAATTTTGGTCTGCAGTTGGGGCGCCACGGCTATTTGTGCCATTTCGTAATTTTAGGTTCActtcatgataataattattaaaatacttaaaaattggtAACCAGTTTCACTGTTCACTGTTTAGTAAACGATAAGATACgctattgtaatttgttatttgttatttctattaaaatcaaaacgttAACTAAGTTATGTATTAGTTTTGTCAGATTgaaatagaaaaacaattatttttttttggaattattatgaattttgacATACAAAATATCAgctttaaaaaattgaaatttttcaatCTTATAACTGAAAGCTTTCactaataattagatattaatagattgtcataaaaaaaaaaaatcagcgttccaatttttatttcaagcGGGTGAATCGTATTGTGCTAATGCCGTATGTATAAGtaacgttataaatattattcttagtaatacaaaacaataattagctctaacttggtcgattttcataaaatttcaatattttttttttgaactgttttaaaaaatatgatcaacggacatcttggaaattaaaaaaactaaattgctcaaaaaaatattttggtaatttttgaatttttgaaaaaaaaaaatcgaaacttatgctattcaatcagaattttcatacttattacttaaaaaaaaaaaccgcatttaaatatattgattttccttGAAGATATATCTCTGTATATGATATACTATCTCGTAAGTGGAGTAATGTTTTGAACGTTTCaaaacttgataaaaaaaaaaaaaaaaaatacctacgtaatgcgatatcttaaaaattacaaagttAGGTACTCTTgcattacgaaaaaaaaaattaccatcaatGTCACCATAACGTCACATGCAAAAATAACTACAATACACCAACACTTGGTTTGgttgtaatatgtttataaaacttAACCACGGTTTACAAAGTACCTACAGATGACAGTGATGACGCACATTTTGAAGATATAAACTACTGGTTAACGTTGTCCATTCGTTTTTTCTATGGTGTATTGTGAGCGCCTGTGGTCGTTCCCACACTAAGCTACGCGAAAGCAAGTATAGATGAGTAGATGAGAATCCAACGGCGCGCAGCGTATTTAAGTTGCGCGAGTTTTTCCTCACGGCGTACTGGATAGGCAATTTGAGCACTTAAAATTTCTCTAGTtccgtacaatattattgtaaagtaaattatctatatatttaaattaatgtaacgaTCCAAGTCATTTAACAGTAATGTcttctaaaatatgaaataatagcaaaatataaaaatgtttttatattcttGGATTTTTTTCCGTCTACCGGTTGTAGACGGCGAACTGGTCATGATATTCTTAACGTGTGTGGAgtaaatataaatctatgttatattatatcatgctcacagtaatatattactatatacttatagtgatagtaatagtatatagtaattaagcatattatatgaACATGGTCAAAGGAATTCGCTATGCGTGGACAGTTTTGAGTCCGAGCGAGTTCTTCCATgtctcgttatattatatatggcagTGTAGTACTGTGACTAGTAACCTGTGCCCCACGAAGAGCCTCTGTTTTTTAAGTCAATTCAGTTTATGCTATTTTTCTTAAGTAGGggagttaggttaggtttgttAAGGCTCAAAAGTGGAAAGTGGACCATTCGTGGCACACCTCATACCAAATTTCTGCATGTCatacgtcatataatatatatgtatacaatcgtaaaaatgtatgattataattattattatatgttattgtctTATCAACAATCAgtagatttaattataatatcataatttattaaacaaacatcatacataataatatatatacaatatacatgtataaaatataatattaattatatacaataacacACATGGACATGCTGTACatttatgtctataataatataccctatggtagttttaatttaaaatttaggcaaggggaaaaaatacaaaaatattacgtagatatatatatatacaatatgaatacaTGGTCGGTTCAGTAGTATGGTATTTAAGTAGATCGAAATAGGTGTCCCCATCTCCGGAACAGTTCGAAAACGATACCGTTCGTCCATCCAAATCCTGTCTGAGGCGTATACTCGCCACCACCACCGGTCGTGCCCACTTCAAGTGCACTGTACTGtaaatacagataaaatatacaattgagtcgaaattaactttaatttgtaattaccgATGGCGTTGGCGTTTAAGAAaccaatttttgaataaaattaatataaatgctcGTTTTTACAGTGcaaaaatattcaatcattAAATTCAACACCACACTATTGATCGAATGACggaaaacaattattaccttTTCAAACATAGTACCGCTGGTTATGTATCCGACGTAATTAGTGTTTATCCATGACTTGGCCAAGTTTATAGCAACAGTCTGGGCCGGTTTGTAGTTTGTGCGGTCTAAACCTTGGATTACCATGGCTTGGAGTGGTGGCCAGCAATTTGGATAGTCCCATTGTTGGGAAGAGTTCACATTCGATGTTGGTAcacctaaattaaaaatgataaatagatatttttacatttgtagTGTAGTAATTTAGTACTATTGGATCGttcaagtttaaatattgtttaatgtacagtgtatataaatatgcattattagttatatttagttattagcTATAACTAGGGTTCGGATTTCAATGCATaggtatgaatttttttttggaatgtcTTACACGATGATTTCCAAGACACAAATGTGTTTCAAGCATTCCATGTTGTATAACGACAACATTTTTCTGGGGTATTTTTAACGTtttgaatgcattttttaaatattttttgacctATTTCTCGTATTATTACTAAAAGAATTGCcttcattgaaatataattatgatactaCGTAATAtgaatcattttcattttgatcTATATAACATCAGGAAATCTGGTTTTAAATTAGATAAGGCTGAGATTTATCTTTATGTTACATCAACCAATTAGCCGATTTATACAGTTTATACCATTTATAGCATACAACTTTTATCTGAGTATTACCGTGCAGTACAGTTGGAGTACAGtgtaatacaaatgtaatttattaaatttaatttttactcagttttttgtatttataaacgCACTTACATCATTTTACAATATGTTGAatgcatttttttgatatttttaggatatttaaatcatatgcataaaaatgtttaactagagcaaatttataatttatataattttttttcagcttttaatttcaaaacctatattttaactgttattttaaaaattaatattttttaaaaattaatatatatatatgattatgatGTGGTCACTGTACAAAGACTTGCGTCTCATATTACAACGATAACCCCCACTAACTTTCCAATTTATCCCACAGGGCACAAACCAAGCTCGGAAAAGCAATATATCgtctcatatttatttttatagtgaatTTTTACTGTATCTGGGTGTTTACTGGAATGCCCGCTACGTCAACATCACAGCCAGCTCGAGTTCGGAGCCCGCAACTTAACTATTTTAAGAATACTATAATGGTATAACAAAACgaaaagattttgaaaattattgaaatgtttataatatattgttttgacattcaaatttgtaaatttttttttatatttttatttgacataaaAATCCATACAAATTAGCACAATAAGTTTGTATGACATGAAAGCTTTGATTAAAGTAGCCACCCGTTAGTCACTCTTGGCtagttgattaatttttttttaattaggtattaaatttgtaaaataaatattttattgaatttattgtttacattatttatcCGTATTCTTAGTGGGTATAGCGTAGACATTGTCTCATTGTTTCCTATGACACTTCATCACTGTAGTTGACATATTGGAGGCTCAAAATATACTGCCTTAATAAAATAGTTggaaaaaactaacaaaaacgCGAAGACggaaatcgttttttgtatacaatgatttatcattgaaatttgaattcaaatttaatacttccGTCATGGTTCTCTTTAATAGTTTGagtagataatttttaactccaattattaatttactattaggattttatacttacaaattaattttggaGTTCCATCTTGGTTGATAACAccattaactattaaatagtcCAACACCCGTTTACCATAATACGTTCTAAGTTTTCTCTCGTAACTACCAGTCCATAATGGTGCAAAATTGGACGTATAGAAATACTTACGACTTAGTTTAGTGGTTAAGTCATAATCTAACCAAATACCTTCTTCTTCGTTCCACAGCAACTAAATGTCCAAaccaaataaaaagtttttaagtaaCACAATTTACAccacatgaatatattattaagtataaaatatcactAACCGCGTTAATTCCAATCTGAAAACGGTGACcgatgtcattataatatttgaatttagctTGATTACccagtaatttaaataattgtgcaAGAACCACTGCGTTAGCTTGTAATATTGCATTTAACTCTACGTAAATAAAATTCTGAGGATCCGTATTAGACAAATCtcctgaaaataataaaattaataacctacatgataataaatataaacacaaataaatcTAACTAATTCATCGATACataaccaaaaaaatgtatgtttattgaAAAGGGTTAATAGGCAGTGagggtaattaataatattgtttaatatttattttttgtaatgattacaattttataatggaaaattatgtataaaaaaaaatatttaatttaataataatatgattgttgtaattaactaaatagttaaattattaataaaatcaacttAAACAAAGATACCTCTCATTTATTTGAGAATAAACTAAGTTGTATTTTAACACTGCATTAAGaaaatatatggtattatgTTGAAATTGTATCCTTCATTAATCAAATAATCATTTAGATTAGTTTAGTTTAAtagaatatactttttaaattttgtaatagatagttaatatacgtatatggtatattggtaaagtaaaatatttgcaaatgtttGTTACCGAAACCGATCAATaacgataattatattaacaatatgatattattgaatgttaagaatatttttgcatttatattcataaacaaCTGTGTTAAATTCATTAGGATTATgttattaatcaaaatgtattcattcgatttgataaacaataacaagTATTATCTTTCCTCAAAGACAAAACACACGGTGGttgaatatagttatattaatttacttgataattattataatgcatggTAGGTATACTTTTAGCTGTATTAATGcatgttttttgtttgtaacttctttgtttaaatatgttttatgtagattgtatatgattttattgataCGTCTAGAAAATATTACCAGTGTTTtgaccaaaattattataatgtttggtCGAAAAATCCCAACCAGTTTCGGCGGCAGCTTTTAATCTTGAATATAACTCATTTTTATCGTCTACGCTAGAAAGGGGCGTAGCTAAAGTTTTGTcttgactataaaaaaaaagacttatatattgaacataaatatttttacttataagcCAATTTTACACTTACTAATAGGATTCGGGTCGTGGTCCCCGAGTATGTGTGTTGTACTGTcccataatgtaggtattacctGCCTTTTCAACTTTAATTGTTCGGTTTGTCATCCAAAAATTGAATTCAGCTTCCAGatactgttaaaaaatattcaaatatttgataatgatttttaaaaatataggtacacgttttatttgtttatatatatatatatataatgcatatgcaatataaataagtatcaaATTCAGTTTAGatctttactattttttaatcaaacgtACGTTATTCACGTGAATAGCGAGTGTTCACTGAAGTTGATtcttaaaaaggtgggtaagtggatgtcgctctgctgtacagtaggttagaagtgggtcactgtgtaatggacagtattaaatttgaattcaatgatataatatcactgtataagaaaaacgattctgagcggagacggtatatcagtctatgtattagacatatatatacttatctatggtattaaaaaaaaattgacctataataggtacctataataaattccaaattaatcatatcataatatctattaggtacttataacgcgttatacatcaacaaaaaaccgtgctACCATcataagatatataatagtatactttagaagtttcaagtacccNNNNNNNNNNNNNNNNNNNNNNNNNNNNNNNNNNNNNNNNNNNNNNNNNNNNNNNNNNNNNNNNNNNNNNNNNNNNNNNNNNNNNNNNNNNNNNNNNNNNNNNNNNNNNNNNNNNNNNNNNNNNNNNNNNNNNNNNNNNNNNNNNNNNNNNNNNNNNNNNNNNNNNNNNNNNNNNNNNNNNNNNNNNNNNNNNNNNNNNNNNNNNNNNNNNNNNNNNNNNNNNNNNNNNNNNNNNNNNNNNNNNNNNNNNNNNNNNNNNNNNNNNNNNNNNNNNNNNNNNNNNNNNNNNNNNNNNNNNNNNNNNNNNNNNNNNNNNNNNNNNNNNNNNNNNNNNNNNNNNNNNNNNNNNNNNNNNNNNNNNNNNNNNNNNNNNNNNNNNNNNNNNNNNNNNNNNNNNNNNNNNNNNNNNNNNNNNNNNNNNNNNNNNNNNNNNNNNNNNNNNNNNNNNNNNNNNNNNNNNNNNNNNNNNNNNNNNNNNNNNNNNNNNNNNNNNNNNNNNNNNNNNNNNNNNNNNNNNNNNNNNNNNNNNNNNNNNNNNNNNNNNNNNNNNNNNNNNNNNNNNNNNNNNNNNNNNNNNNNNNNNNNNNNNNNNNNNNNNNNNNNNNNNNNNNNNNNNNNNNNNNNNNNNNNNNNNNNNNNNNNNNNNNNNNNNNNNNNNNNNNNNNNNNNNNNNNNNNNNNNNNNNNNNNNNNNNNNNNNNNNNNNNNNNNNNNNNNNNNNNNNNNNNNNNNNNNNNNNNNNNNNNNNNNNNNNNNNNNNNNNNNNNNNNNNNNNNNNNNNNNNNNNNNNNNNNNNNNNNNNNNNNNNNNNNNNNNNNNNNNNNNNNNNNNNNNNNNNNNNNNNNNNNNNNNNNNNNNNNNNNNNNNNNNNNNNNNNNNNNNNNNNNNNNNNNNNNNNNNNNNNNNNNNNNNNNNNNNNNNNNNNNNNNNNNNNNNNNNNNNNNNNNNNNNNNNNNNNNNNNNNNNNNNNNNNNNNNNNNNNNNNNNNNNNNNNNNNNNNNNNNNNNNNNNNNNNNNNNNNNNNNNNNNNNNNNNNNNNNNNNNNNNNNNNNNNNNNNNNNNNNNNNNNNNNNNNNNNNNNNNNNNNNNNNNNNNNNNNNNNNNNNNNNNNNNNNNNNNNNNNNNNNNNNNNNNNNNNNNNNNNNNNNNNNNNNNNNNNaaaaataaaataaaaaataaaaaaataaaaaaacacacatcattgtaaaatcaatacattcatcgttccactcagaatctaaaataaataaaaataaaaatgtaatagtcaTAGGTAAATTACTTGTAtgtttttcttgataaaatCCAAATCatctgtatatgtataatatgatgcagCCATTTGGATGAGGAGCGGTGGCTGAGATctcattaaatagtaaattctaCTTCCGTTCGGTACATAACCAAAGCGATGAACCAAGTAAAGAAAATTTTGTATGATTCCTCTGGCAGAGTCTTTCATGTCACACAATATGGCTcctacgaaaataaaatattatttgcaccATGGATTTATAATTTACGATAATCATTTTTTGGTTAGTCGGTATCTCACCTCGTATGATCCAATACGAATCCCAATAATAGAGTTCAGTGAATCTGCCACCAGCTATGAAGAATCCGTTTGGCAAATAAATGGATGAATGCCGATCGGGGTTTATTTTAACGTCTTCATCTACCTTCCGGGCCAATCTTTTCCAAATTTGATTAAGTTGCAAGAtccaaattcttaaaaataaatactacacaTTACAAACAcattaaaatccaattttttcctTGCTCAGATCAACATTTTGGCACcgtggtataatttataataattctgatGTATTTTCataagttaattattacttGTAATTTTGATCCTGTACGTAAGTACTGATAGTGGGGGTCTCAACAAAATCAGGTGGCACCCACTCGACCAACGGGTCATCGCTAAAGTTGTCTTCAACAAATTTGGTAAGCACAGCACGAGTAGGCACTCGACCGTTATTTCGTAATTTTAATTCCCTATATGACTTTATGATTTCAGCTTCACTACGACGTAACTTTTTGTCTACGAACGTTTTGGAGTCTGAATACAGCTGTTGCATTTGTATATCGTCTAGAAGTTCTCCGTGACAATATATATCACTATAAtgagtaataacaaataaaaataccatatgATTACAAACGATGACAAATAATTTCTGAAGGCTTTTAATGAATagttgtattttgtaaataatataaagtagttATTATGTCTTAATCTATATATgcatacagaataataaaattgtaatacatcgTATCGAagaggaaataaaaataaaattgtgtataccCCAAGAGGGAGGTACCTGGTTGCGCAGGTTGTGGACTAATTCCGTTACCT
This portion of the Acyrthosiphon pisum isolate AL4f chromosome A1, pea_aphid_22Mar2018_4r6ur, whole genome shotgun sequence genome encodes:
- the LOC100166604 gene encoding trehalase, translating into MCGKVCVRALEKAVLLGDDTRSAACAESPWPMIVVTRDNHSRSAATTTTVAVAAPATVTVAQQVTTWSSGSPAAVCKMRSSAAVTVIAIVVRLTAVLLLLMASVRPATAMGQLQGQYNGPYPDICPSDIYCHGELLDDIQMQQLYSDSKTFVDKKLRRSEAEIIKSYRELKLRNNGRVPTRAVLTKFVEDNFSDDPLVEWVPPDFVETPTISTYVQDQNYKIWILQLNQIWKRLARKVDEDVKINPDRHSSIYLPNGFFIAGGRFTELYYWDSYWIIRGAILCDMKDSARGIIQNFLYLVHRFGYVPNGSRIYYLMRSQPPLLIQMAASYYTYTDDLDFIKKNIQYLEAEFNFWMTNRTIKVEKAGNTYIMGQYNTHTRGPRPESYYQDKTLATPLSSVDDKNELYSRLKAAAETGWDFSTKHYNNFGQNTGDLSNTDPQNFIYVELNAILQANAVVLAQLFKLLGNQAKFKYYNDIGHRFQIGINALLWNEEEGIWLDYDLTTKLSRKYFYTSNFAPLWTGSYERKLRTYYGKRVLDYLIVNGVINQDGTPKLICVPTSNVNSSQQWDYPNCWPPLQAMVIQGLDRTNYKPAQTVAINLAKSWINTNYVGYITSGTMFEKYSALEVGTTGGGGEYTPQTGFGWTNGIVFELFRRWGHLFRST